A genomic stretch from Erwinia sp. E_sp_B01_1 includes:
- the potF gene encoding spermidine/putrescine ABC transporter substrate-binding protein PotF — translation MFNQRKKWLSAMVAGVLMAVSAGASAADKTLHVYNWSDYISPDTVPNFEKESGIKVVYDVFDSNEVLEGKLMAGSTGYDVVVPSSSFLARQLQSGVFQPLDKSKLPNYKNLDPDLLKKLDQHDPGNKYAIPYLWATTGIGYNVEKVKAALGKDAPVDSWDLVLKPENLEKLKSCGVSFLDAPEEIFATVLNYLGKDPNSSDPKDYSGAATDLLLKLRPSIRYFHSSQYINDLANGNTCVAIGWAGDILQAKNRAVEAKNGVDIAYSIPKEGALAFFDMFAIPKDAKNLDAAYQFLNYMMEPKVIADVSNKVFYANGNKASVPLINADVRNNPGIFPTPDTMAKLFVLKVQDPKLDRVRTRAWTKVKSGK, via the coding sequence ATGTTCAACCAACGTAAGAAATGGTTGTCAGCTATGGTTGCTGGCGTGTTGATGGCGGTTTCTGCGGGGGCATCTGCTGCTGATAAGACGCTGCATGTTTATAACTGGTCAGACTATATTTCGCCGGATACCGTGCCGAACTTTGAAAAAGAGAGCGGTATTAAAGTGGTGTATGACGTTTTCGATTCCAACGAAGTGCTGGAAGGGAAACTGATGGCCGGCAGCACCGGTTATGATGTGGTAGTGCCTTCTTCCAGCTTCCTGGCCCGTCAGTTACAGTCCGGCGTTTTCCAGCCTCTGGATAAGAGCAAACTGCCTAACTACAAAAACCTTGATCCGGACCTGCTGAAGAAGCTGGACCAGCACGATCCGGGCAATAAGTACGCCATCCCGTACCTGTGGGCAACCACCGGAATTGGCTACAACGTTGAGAAAGTTAAAGCGGCACTGGGTAAAGATGCGCCGGTAGACAGCTGGGATCTGGTGCTGAAGCCAGAGAATCTCGAAAAACTTAAAAGCTGCGGCGTCTCATTCCTGGATGCACCGGAAGAAATCTTCGCTACCGTTCTGAACTATCTGGGTAAGGATCCGAACAGCTCCGATCCTAAAGACTATTCAGGCGCGGCCACCGATCTGCTGCTGAAACTGCGCCCGAGTATTCGTTACTTCCACTCATCTCAGTACATCAACGATCTGGCTAACGGCAATACCTGCGTGGCAATCGGCTGGGCGGGTGACATCCTGCAGGCAAAAAATCGTGCGGTGGAAGCGAAAAATGGCGTCGACATCGCTTACAGCATTCCGAAAGAGGGGGCGCTGGCCTTCTTCGATATGTTTGCCATCCCTAAAGATGCTAAAAATCTGGATGCTGCCTATCAGTTCCTCAACTATATGATGGAGCCGAAAGTGATTGCGGATGTGTCCAATAAGGTGTTCTACGCCAACGGCAACAAGGCTTCAGTTCCGTTGATCAATGCAGACGTGCGTAACAACCCGGGCATTTTCCCAACGCCGGACACCATGGCGA